The proteins below are encoded in one region of Sphingobacterium sp. R2:
- a CDS encoding enoyl-CoA hydratase-related protein: MEKLNFIKVHVEEHVFNLTLARSDKRNAFSPTMVSEIAYALNLANSNPDVRLVQLEAEGPVFCAGMDLKAFEDPTLDIGNSAIPKVEKSLAEIFACLDKPSICVVRGDVIAGGFLIALSCTYLFALPHVRFSLPEVKIGLFPFQVLALLTEYMPERKAMDLCISGRSFSAAEALEKEILYGMLDPEETVLTELKRTILENAPLAISRGFVTLRKLKERDYDDKYNFLLESLADLRKTNDFKEGMDAMRNKRKANWQNS, encoded by the coding sequence ATGGAAAAACTGAATTTTATTAAAGTGCACGTTGAGGAGCATGTGTTCAACTTGACCTTAGCCCGTTCGGATAAAAGAAATGCTTTTAGTCCGACAATGGTGAGCGAAATAGCCTATGCATTGAATCTGGCGAATAGCAATCCTGATGTTCGTTTAGTACAACTAGAGGCTGAAGGTCCGGTGTTCTGTGCCGGTATGGATCTTAAAGCTTTTGAGGACCCTACATTAGATATTGGAAATTCGGCAATTCCCAAGGTTGAAAAGTCACTGGCAGAAATATTTGCCTGTTTAGATAAGCCTTCAATCTGTGTTGTTAGGGGAGATGTTATTGCAGGTGGTTTTTTGATAGCATTATCCTGTACGTATTTATTTGCTCTACCACATGTACGTTTTTCTTTGCCTGAAGTGAAAATTGGACTTTTTCCATTTCAGGTGTTGGCGTTGCTTACAGAATATATGCCTGAAAGAAAAGCGATGGATCTCTGTATCAGTGGTCGGTCTTTTTCTGCTGCGGAGGCTTTGGAAAAGGAAATCTTGTATGGCATGCTGGATCCCGAAGAAACAGTATTGACAGAATTGAAAAGGACGATTCTGGAAAATGCTCCCTTGGCTATATCACGGGGATTTGTAACACTGCGAAAATTAAAAGAGCGGGATTATGATGATAAGTATAACTTCCTATTGGAGAGCTTGGCAGATTTACGTAAAACCAATGATTTCAAAGAAGGAATGGATGCAATGCGAAATAAAAGAAAAGCCAACTGGCAAAATAGCTAA
- a CDS encoding UbiX family flavin prenyltransferase encodes MSKRKIVIAITGASGSIYAKVLLEKLLVLKTQIAEVGIVMSNNAKDVWRAELGDESYQDVPFKFYDKGDFFAPFASGSARYDTMIVCPCSMGTLSRIAHGISSDLTTRAADVILKERRRLILVTRETPLSIIHIQNMKLVTEAGGIICPASPSFYSLPKTLEEVAETVVDRILSLAGFDFKHYQWGENS; translated from the coding sequence ATGTCTAAAAGGAAGATAGTTATAGCCATTACGGGAGCTAGTGGCTCAATTTATGCTAAAGTTTTACTTGAAAAGCTGTTGGTGTTAAAAACACAAATCGCTGAAGTTGGTATTGTCATGTCGAATAATGCGAAGGATGTATGGCGTGCGGAATTAGGCGATGAAAGTTACCAGGATGTACCTTTTAAATTTTATGATAAAGGAGATTTTTTTGCTCCTTTCGCATCGGGGTCCGCTCGCTATGATACCATGATTGTATGTCCTTGTTCGATGGGTACATTGTCGCGAATAGCGCATGGCATATCCTCAGATCTGACAACACGCGCTGCTGATGTCATCTTAAAAGAGCGACGACGATTGATTTTGGTTACACGTGAGACACCTTTAAGTATCATTCACATTCAGAATATGAAATTGGTGACAGAGGCAGGTGGCATCATTTGTCCGGCATCGCCTTCATTTTATAGTTTGCCAAAGACGCTTGAAGAAGTAGCAGAAACCGTTGTTGATCGTATTTTGAGTCTTGCTGGATTTGACTTTAAGCATTATCAATGGGGAGAAAATTCCTAG
- a CDS encoding DUF2851 family protein, whose translation MLVTENLMQFIWKLRLFRANGLNSTDGGSLAVVQVGQYNTDSGPDFLMSHIRYADRDWFGHVEIHVQSSDWDRHAHQEDVTYNNVILHVVWKNDKVIYRSDGTSIPTLVLSNYVDKNLLEKYANMMDTKSWIPCEYQLGPINILKKSMWLDTLSIERLEMKVQRIFVILKHFGTDWEKTFWVWMCRSMGLKVNADTFQEFGEKLPLHILKKYRSNLFKTEAIFFWYQWFIAW comes from the coding sequence ATGTTAGTTACAGAAAACTTAATGCAGTTTATCTGGAAACTTCGGCTATTCCGTGCAAATGGGTTAAATTCCACTGATGGTGGATCCCTAGCCGTCGTTCAAGTGGGACAATACAATACAGATTCTGGCCCCGATTTTCTCATGTCGCACATTAGATATGCAGATAGGGATTGGTTTGGTCATGTAGAAATACATGTTCAATCATCAGATTGGGACCGCCATGCTCATCAAGAAGATGTTACTTACAATAACGTGATCTTACATGTGGTTTGGAAAAATGATAAAGTTATCTACCGAAGTGATGGAACGTCTATTCCTACGTTAGTACTTTCGAACTATGTAGATAAAAATCTATTAGAAAAATATGCCAATATGATGGATACCAAAAGCTGGATTCCATGCGAATATCAACTTGGGCCTATCAATATTTTAAAAAAATCAATGTGGCTGGATACCCTGTCAATTGAACGTTTGGAAATGAAAGTTCAGCGGATTTTCGTAATTCTGAAACATTTTGGCACTGATTGGGAAAAAACCTTCTGGGTATGGATGTGTAGATCTATGGGGTTAAAAGTTAACGCAGATACTTTTCAGGAATTCGGAGAAAAACTGCCGTTGCATATTCTAAAAAAATACCGTTCAAACTTATTTAAAACGGAAGCTATTTTTTTTTGGTATCAGTGGTTTATTGCTTGGTAA
- a CDS encoding DUF2851 family protein, with product MKRLVDEFKYQQHIHDIEIVFGVWKRLRMRPYNFPERRIAQLAVLFSKNELGVAKLLGVDSLEAARKLFKIESSSDFWESRFSLGTKEKVKKKCLDRERNC from the coding sequence GTGAAGCGATTAGTAGACGAATTTAAATACCAACAGCATATTCACGATATTGAAATCGTTTTTGGTGTATGGAAGAGGTTGAGAATGAGACCCTATAATTTCCCCGAACGGCGGATTGCCCAATTAGCGGTTTTGTTTAGTAAGAATGAGTTGGGGGTGGCAAAGCTTTTGGGCGTTGATAGTTTGGAGGCGGCGAGAAAATTATTTAAAATTGAATCTTCAAGCGATTTTTGGGAATCACGATTTTCTTTAGGCACAAAAGAAAAAGTTAAAAAAAAGTGCTTGGATCGGGAAAGAAACTGTTGA
- the prmC gene encoding peptide chain release factor N(5)-glutamine methyltransferase yields MEILQDFELLFQHELQELYEEDEIKAIFLVVVAEKFGLNRTNYQLRKTAIVNEADKAEALSILQDLKKHRPIQYILNKADFYGEVFQVNESVLIPRQETEELVDLIIKNHKSSQSLKIIDIGTGSGCIPIILAKHLNNAQVTTMDISKEAIKTAQENARNLKTQVQFINADIFEWEYIFSDQQYNIIVSNPPYITPGEKQHMNQNVLAYEPELALFIEESAPLIFYDVISSFALKHLTPDGDLYFEINQYLGPEMKDLMIKKGFEQVILIKDINGADRIIHAKKAR; encoded by the coding sequence ATGGAAATACTTCAAGATTTCGAATTATTATTTCAACATGAGCTTCAGGAGTTATATGAGGAGGATGAAATAAAAGCAATATTCTTAGTGGTTGTTGCCGAAAAGTTTGGGTTAAATAGAACCAATTATCAATTGAGAAAAACAGCTATCGTCAACGAGGCGGATAAGGCTGAAGCACTTAGCATCCTTCAGGATTTAAAAAAGCACAGACCTATACAGTACATTCTCAATAAAGCAGATTTTTATGGTGAAGTTTTCCAGGTCAATGAATCGGTCCTCATTCCACGCCAGGAAACTGAAGAACTTGTCGATCTGATCATCAAAAACCACAAATCTTCTCAAAGCCTTAAAATTATAGATATCGGAACTGGATCTGGCTGCATCCCTATCATCTTAGCAAAGCATCTTAATAATGCCCAAGTAACCACGATGGACATCTCAAAAGAGGCGATAAAGACGGCACAGGAAAATGCTAGAAATTTAAAAACTCAGGTTCAATTTATCAATGCGGATATATTTGAATGGGAATACATTTTCTCCGACCAACAATACAATATCATTGTATCCAATCCGCCCTATATAACCCCGGGAGAAAAGCAGCATATGAATCAAAACGTATTGGCTTATGAACCTGAGCTCGCATTATTCATTGAAGAAAGTGCTCCATTGATTTTTTATGATGTTATTTCATCCTTTGCTTTGAAACATTTAACCCCAGATGGAGATCTATATTTTGAAATCAATCAATATCTCGGTCCAGAAATGAAAGATCTTATGATCAAAAAAGGATTTGAACAAGTTATATTAATCAAAGATATCAATGGAGCAGACCGAATAATCCATGCAAAAAAAGCGCGATAA
- a CDS encoding ankyrin repeat domain-containing protein, protein MSLSILEQYIEQGKSNDIDLLLIGNPELLQETTSHGISPLLLACYYNKPQIIRVLLQHTKSMTVHEACAAGLTSYLEAIISKVPSVINKWSSQGFTPLTLATYFNKVDIVRLLLSKGANPNTVTKNEQLTTALHIAASNNNEEIGKLLIDAGANVNAIHATGETPLHFAAQYGNINFIVALLENGADTRIINISGLSPMDLAYEKGHKEIAEILKN, encoded by the coding sequence ATGAGCCTCTCCATTTTAGAACAATACATAGAACAAGGAAAAAGCAACGACATAGATCTGTTATTGATTGGAAATCCTGAACTTTTACAGGAAACAACAAGTCATGGAATTTCGCCCCTTCTATTAGCATGCTATTACAACAAACCTCAGATCATAAGGGTACTTTTACAACACACTAAGTCCATGACTGTACATGAGGCTTGTGCAGCAGGATTAACATCCTATCTTGAGGCTATTATTTCGAAGGTCCCTTCTGTTATCAATAAATGGTCATCGCAGGGTTTTACGCCATTGACCTTAGCTACATATTTCAACAAAGTAGACATTGTTCGTCTATTGCTATCCAAAGGTGCAAATCCAAACACCGTAACCAAAAATGAACAGCTCACTACAGCATTGCATATTGCCGCCTCAAACAACAATGAAGAAATTGGAAAATTGCTTATCGATGCGGGCGCGAATGTCAATGCCATTCACGCCACAGGCGAAACTCCGCTTCATTTTGCTGCCCAATATGGTAATATAAATTTTATTGTTGCCTTACTTGAAAACGGAGCAGATACAAGAATAATCAACATTTCAGGACTATCTCCAATGGATCTGGCGTATGAAAAAGGCCATAAAGAAATTGCAGAAATTTTAAAGAACTAG
- a CDS encoding DUF4199 domain-containing protein, translating into MADLINPSNVGFDAVIDKKKSIIYGVILGIISFILGLIVLFIVKDLNSFWGVMSMSFIVNTGVFVIIAALFAFALRKANGGYWNFSIALKSIFMMLAISTIISTIGTQLYVNFVNPTLQEKVVTHTINVTIEYMEKNNVPDEVIDSKIAELEKQVDSIGKITLGQIFKGLAITLMFQFVFALLLSALTKRERLTIRQDTI; encoded by the coding sequence ATGGCAGATTTAATCAACCCAAGTAATGTAGGATTTGATGCGGTAATCGACAAAAAGAAAAGTATTATCTATGGTGTCATACTGGGAATAATTTCTTTTATCCTAGGATTAATTGTCCTGTTTATTGTCAAAGACTTAAATTCCTTTTGGGGTGTAATGTCGATGTCATTTATCGTTAATACAGGGGTTTTCGTTATTATTGCTGCCTTGTTCGCTTTCGCTCTTCGGAAAGCAAATGGTGGTTACTGGAATTTTTCAATAGCATTGAAATCGATCTTTATGATGCTTGCTATTTCCACTATTATTTCCACGATCGGTACACAGCTCTATGTTAACTTCGTTAATCCAACGTTACAAGAAAAGGTTGTAACTCATACCATTAACGTAACCATTGAGTATATGGAAAAGAATAATGTTCCCGACGAAGTTATCGATTCAAAAATAGCGGAGCTTGAAAAACAAGTTGATTCTATCGGCAAAATTACCTTAGGACAAATATTTAAGGGGTTGGCGATCACTTTGATGTTTCAATTTGTTTTTGCATTGTTACTGTCAGCTTTGACAAAGCGAGAAAGATTAACGATTAGACAGGACACCATTTAG
- a CDS encoding GntR family transcriptional regulator: MEFNANKAIYLQIAEYVCDHILLATWKVDEKLPSVRELAIQMEVNPNTVMRTYDMLQQKEIIANKRGIGFFLTQESVKNVKLYRKAIFLEEDLPLFFRNIYLLEIGLDELEQRYRRFVSQNFNQNES, encoded by the coding sequence ATGGAGTTCAATGCAAATAAAGCCATTTACCTTCAGATTGCTGAGTATGTATGTGATCATATTTTGTTAGCGACCTGGAAAGTGGATGAAAAACTCCCCTCAGTAAGGGAATTGGCAATTCAGATGGAGGTTAACCCCAATACTGTTATGCGGACCTACGATATGTTGCAGCAGAAAGAAATTATAGCCAATAAGCGCGGGATCGGTTTTTTTCTGACACAAGAATCGGTGAAGAATGTGAAGTTATATAGAAAGGCAATTTTTCTAGAAGAAGATCTTCCCTTGTTTTTTCGTAATATTTATTTATTGGAAATCGGTCTGGATGAGTTAGAGCAACGTTATAGACGGTTTGTTAGTCAGAATTTTAATCAAAATGAGTCATGA
- a CDS encoding LacI family DNA-binding transcriptional regulator yields the protein MKRFTLKEIGQQLNLSPGTISKALNDSHEISAETKKLILDFTQKINYIPNFSAKSLKTGRSNTLAIIVPFISSSFFFDFYEEISHILSQTNYKLILLQTFNDEKKEKEALELCIQSNIEGVIISPVKNDSSLSLLFYMMEQVCPVIIFDRINHQLDTFKIGIQNNKVIYQATEEMIKNRRENIILLLCKDIGGNVSRIKGYKDALFNAGVPFKEENIIEISYSSPKDNIDDELERKINTLLNKPSAPNALLSTTDTLSLKVLHILNKLKVKIPDDMNLIGFSNTPFANSLNPSLTTITQPTQLIAKKSVELLLQMLNKKNKKNYFEFETYFLDCSIEHRKSTSSL from the coding sequence ATGAAGAGATTTACGTTAAAAGAGATTGGCCAACAGTTAAACCTGTCTCCAGGAACCATTTCCAAAGCACTAAACGATAGCCATGAAATAAGTGCAGAAACAAAAAAGCTAATCTTAGATTTTACGCAGAAAATCAATTATATACCAAATTTTTCCGCAAAAAGCTTAAAAACGGGGCGTTCAAACACATTAGCAATCATTGTTCCATTTATCTCAAGCTCTTTTTTCTTTGATTTCTACGAAGAGATCTCGCACATTCTATCGCAGACGAATTATAAACTGATTCTATTGCAGACTTTTAACGACGAGAAAAAGGAAAAAGAAGCGCTGGAACTTTGCATACAAAGCAATATCGAAGGAGTGATCATTTCCCCTGTGAAAAATGATTCAAGCTTATCGCTTTTGTTTTATATGATGGAGCAGGTTTGTCCCGTTATTATTTTCGACCGAATAAACCATCAGCTCGATACATTCAAAATCGGAATCCAAAACAACAAGGTCATCTACCAGGCAACAGAAGAAATGATCAAAAACAGAAGAGAAAATATCATTCTTTTACTATGTAAAGATATTGGCGGAAATGTAAGCCGTATAAAAGGATATAAAGATGCACTCTTCAACGCCGGCGTACCCTTCAAAGAAGAAAATATTATAGAAATATCCTATTCCAGCCCCAAGGACAATATCGATGACGAATTGGAACGCAAAATAAACACGTTATTAAATAAGCCCTCCGCTCCAAATGCACTCCTCTCAACGACAGACACCTTGTCATTAAAAGTTTTGCACATATTAAATAAATTGAAGGTGAAAATTCCTGATGATATGAACTTAATTGGCTTTAGCAACACCCCCTTTGCCAACAGTCTCAATCCATCTCTAACAACAATCACCCAACCAACACAGCTTATAGCAAAAAAATCGGTAGAACTCCTCTTGCAGATGTTAAATAAAAAAAACAAAAAGAATTATTTTGAATTCGAGACGTATTTTTTGGACTGCAGTATCGAACACCGAAAATCTACATCATCCCTTTAA
- a CDS encoding dihydroorotase family protein, with translation MKSLLITSVKVILPGNKFHQQQVDVFIEEGKIAQIGKSVKLADKDRETIDGSGKILAPGFFDLHANFGEPGLETKEDILSGTAAAAAGGFTGVAVMPNTEPPIQSRSEVALIVNTAKGNIVDVHPIGAISKKREGKELAELFDMKQTGAVAFSDGNRSVQQAGLMSRALLYAKGFNGLIFSHAEDESMAGGNKMNEGAMSTYLGMKGIPNLAESLMVSRDLYLAEYTGAPIHFASISTPEAVDLIKKAKAKGLQVTCDVAAHQLVFTDEDIVGFDSNYKVSPPLRTKADLKVLLKGIKDGTIDAVVSQHTPQEIEFKNVEFHIAKNGIIGLQTVLPLLIRAGLNEEQIVNSLSVRPRQILGLEVPQIEEGAEANLVLFDASKAWNFDEKTNKSKSKNSPLFGKTLNGAVELVINNSQIIKND, from the coding sequence ATGAAAAGCTTATTGATTACTTCTGTTAAAGTAATTTTACCTGGTAATAAATTTCATCAGCAGCAAGTGGATGTATTTATTGAAGAGGGAAAGATTGCACAGATTGGAAAATCTGTCAAATTAGCGGATAAAGATCGTGAGACCATTGATGGCTCCGGAAAAATTTTAGCGCCTGGTTTTTTTGACTTACATGCCAATTTTGGAGAGCCCGGGCTAGAAACCAAAGAAGATATCTTAAGCGGAACAGCTGCAGCTGCTGCAGGTGGCTTTACTGGAGTAGCCGTGATGCCCAATACTGAGCCACCTATTCAAAGCCGTTCAGAAGTGGCCTTAATTGTCAATACTGCGAAAGGAAATATTGTGGATGTACATCCTATTGGTGCTATCAGCAAAAAGAGAGAAGGCAAAGAATTGGCCGAATTATTTGATATGAAGCAAACCGGGGCTGTTGCTTTTAGTGATGGAAATAGGAGTGTTCAACAAGCGGGACTAATGAGCAGAGCATTGTTGTATGCTAAGGGGTTTAATGGATTAATTTTTTCGCATGCTGAAGATGAGTCGATGGCAGGAGGAAACAAGATGAATGAAGGGGCTATGAGTACTTATTTAGGTATGAAGGGTATTCCAAACCTTGCCGAATCATTGATGGTTTCTCGCGATCTCTATTTAGCAGAATATACAGGAGCACCTATTCATTTTGCTTCCATAAGCACACCGGAAGCTGTTGATCTGATAAAAAAAGCAAAAGCTAAAGGTCTTCAAGTCACATGCGATGTTGCCGCACATCAATTGGTGTTTACTGACGAAGATATTGTTGGTTTCGATAGCAATTACAAGGTTAGCCCCCCATTAAGAACGAAAGCAGATCTTAAGGTATTACTTAAAGGAATCAAGGATGGAACTATTGATGCTGTTGTCTCGCAACATACACCGCAAGAAATAGAATTCAAAAATGTCGAATTCCATATTGCCAAAAATGGCATTATTGGTTTGCAGACAGTGCTGCCGCTGTTGATTCGTGCCGGATTGAACGAAGAACAAATTGTAAATAGCCTGTCCGTCAGACCAAGGCAAATTTTAGGACTTGAAGTACCTCAGATTGAAGAGGGAGCAGAAGCCAATCTTGTTTTATTTGACGCATCGAAAGCATGGAATTTCGATGAGAAAACCAATAAATCCAAATCAAAAAATTCACCTTTATTCGGAAAGACCTTAAACGGTGCTGTCGAATTGGTCATCAACAATAGTCAAATTATTAAAAACGATTAA
- a CDS encoding hydroxymethylglutaryl-CoA lyase — MMRDQVVLVDCPRDAVQGFHNFIKTDKKIKHINTLIESGLFDVIDCGSFVSPKAVPQLADTKAVLEGIRTNDKVKLLAIVANLRGAQEAVLEEKIHFLGYPFSISETFQLRNTNMGLAASYQQVKEMKALADSQHKSLVVYISMAFGNPYSDPWSPLLVEEWIGKLGDLGIREFSLADTTSEANANQISALFSFVKARFPTLEVGAHFHARREESLAKVEAAYIAGCRKFEGALLGYGGCPFAKDDLVGNIPSELLLHYFGRGTDAEIIGLEHSFRQMIL, encoded by the coding sequence ATGATGAGGGATCAAGTTGTATTGGTTGATTGCCCAAGAGACGCTGTTCAAGGGTTTCATAACTTTATTAAGACAGATAAGAAAATTAAACATATCAATACGTTAATCGAAAGTGGGCTGTTTGATGTTATTGATTGTGGATCTTTCGTTTCGCCGAAAGCAGTTCCGCAGTTGGCGGATACAAAAGCAGTACTGGAAGGAATCAGAACGAATGATAAAGTGAAGTTGTTGGCGATTGTCGCCAATCTTCGGGGTGCGCAGGAGGCGGTTCTAGAGGAAAAAATCCACTTTTTAGGGTATCCATTCTCAATATCGGAAACATTTCAACTTCGAAATACCAATATGGGCTTGGCGGCTTCTTATCAGCAGGTAAAAGAAATGAAAGCTTTGGCCGACTCGCAGCATAAATCTCTGGTCGTTTATATTAGCATGGCTTTTGGAAACCCATACAGTGACCCTTGGTCCCCGCTTTTGGTAGAAGAGTGGATTGGAAAATTAGGCGATCTTGGCATTAGGGAATTTTCTTTGGCAGACACAACTTCAGAAGCCAATGCAAATCAGATCTCAGCATTATTTAGTTTTGTTAAAGCTCGTTTTCCAACACTGGAAGTAGGCGCACATTTTCATGCAAGGCGAGAGGAGAGTCTTGCAAAGGTTGAAGCAGCTTACATCGCAGGTTGCCGTAAATTTGAAGGCGCATTACTGGGTTATGGCGGCTGTCCATTTGCAAAAGATGATTTGGTTGGTAATATACCATCAGAGCTGTTGTTGCATTATTTTGGACGAGGGACTGATGCTGAAATAATCGGATTGGAGCATAGCTTCAGACAAATGATTTTGTAG
- the ribD gene encoding bifunctional diaminohydroxyphosphoribosylaminopyrimidine deaminase/5-amino-6-(5-phosphoribosylamino)uracil reductase RibD, with translation MDMHRQYMHRCLELAEMGAGSVSPNPMVGAVIVLDGKIIGEGYTSPYGGPHAEVNAVQQVMQRYGEEAKRLIAESTFYVSLEPCAHYGKTPPCANMIAELKPLKVFIACLDPFAKVNGKGVEILREAGIAVEIGLLEKEAIWLNRRFFTRIGQFRPYVILKWAQTKDGFIGQEGKQIWISNAASQQLVHRWRAEEDAILVGTNTAIVDNPSLTVREWQGKNPLRILLDRDLAISLDANILNEQADTIVFNAKKTEWTVNVKYIELENYGLYLPQNILYQLYLMDVQSIIIEGGRATLQMFIDAGLWDEARVFESETNLLSGITAPLFKGQLLESKLVSNDILKIYKKQ, from the coding sequence ATGGATATGCACAGGCAATATATGCATCGTTGTTTGGAACTGGCCGAAATGGGGGCGGGTTCAGTGAGTCCCAATCCAATGGTTGGGGCTGTCATTGTTTTGGACGGTAAAATTATTGGTGAAGGGTATACTTCTCCGTATGGTGGACCGCATGCTGAAGTCAATGCTGTACAACAGGTTATGCAAAGGTATGGGGAAGAAGCAAAACGGCTTATCGCAGAAAGTACTTTTTATGTCAGCCTTGAACCTTGCGCGCATTATGGGAAGACACCTCCCTGTGCCAATATGATTGCGGAGCTGAAACCGTTGAAAGTTTTTATAGCCTGTTTGGATCCTTTCGCAAAGGTCAATGGCAAAGGAGTAGAAATACTACGGGAAGCTGGTATTGCGGTTGAAATTGGTTTACTGGAAAAAGAGGCCATATGGCTCAACCGTCGATTTTTTACCCGTATCGGTCAATTTCGTCCCTATGTTATTTTAAAATGGGCACAAACCAAGGATGGTTTTATAGGGCAAGAAGGTAAGCAGATTTGGATAAGTAATGCTGCAAGCCAACAGTTGGTTCACCGTTGGCGAGCAGAAGAGGATGCTATTTTGGTCGGTACAAATACTGCAATCGTAGATAATCCCAGTCTGACCGTAAGAGAATGGCAGGGCAAAAACCCATTGCGTATTCTTTTAGATAGAGATCTTGCTATTTCGCTAGATGCCAATATTCTCAATGAGCAAGCTGATACAATTGTGTTCAATGCTAAAAAGACAGAATGGACAGTAAATGTGAAGTATATTGAGCTTGAAAATTATGGTCTATATCTACCGCAAAATATCCTTTATCAACTTTATTTAATGGATGTTCAATCTATAATCATAGAAGGCGGGCGAGCAACCCTGCAAATGTTTATAGATGCGGGCCTGTGGGATGAGGCCAGGGTCTTCGAATCTGAAACGAATTTATTGAGCGGGATTACGGCTCCTCTCTTCAAGGGGCAATTGCTCGAAAGTAAATTAGTTTCCAATGATATTTTAAAGATCTATAAGAAACAGTAA
- a CDS encoding ATP-binding cassette domain-containing protein codes for MVTIQNLNFSYSKSRPLFLHMDLELKQGHIYGLLGKNGAGKSTLLKNIAGLVYPVSGRVDVLGHNPNRREPSLLREISFIPEEFYLPAVKSEQFLKANAGFYPNFDQVYFDQLIREFDIPIDQKLANMSYGQKKKYIISFGLASNTKVIIMDEPTNGLDIPSKVQFRKIMASAITDDRCVIISTHQVRDLDNLIDAVILLDDHKVALNAPMHVITDRLCFKKVRELPLDTLYSEEGVGGFNVILPNSAAEDSKLDLELLFNAVLQCKEKITDLIKHDEYVKSI; via the coding sequence ATGGTTACTATCCAAAATCTAAATTTCAGCTATAGTAAATCAAGGCCACTCTTTCTTCATATGGATCTTGAATTGAAGCAGGGGCATATCTATGGCTTGTTGGGGAAGAATGGTGCTGGTAAATCAACTTTGCTTAAGAATATTGCTGGTTTGGTATATCCTGTTTCGGGGCGAGTTGATGTGCTGGGGCATAACCCTAATCGAAGGGAACCTTCCTTGTTAAGAGAGATTAGTTTTATTCCCGAAGAGTTTTATCTCCCTGCCGTAAAATCAGAACAGTTTCTGAAGGCTAATGCAGGGTTCTACCCCAACTTCGATCAGGTATATTTTGATCAGCTTATTCGTGAGTTCGATATTCCCATTGACCAAAAATTAGCAAACATGAGTTATGGACAGAAAAAGAAATATATTATTTCTTTCGGTTTAGCGTCTAACACGAAAGTGATCATCATGGATGAGCCAACGAATGGTTTGGATATTCCTTCTAAGGTTCAGTTTCGAAAGATCATGGCTTCTGCCATTACTGACGATCGATGTGTAATTATCTCCACACACCAGGTGCGTGATCTGGATAATCTTATTGATGCTGTTATTTTGCTTGATGATCATAAGGTTGCACTAAACGCTCCGATGCATGTGATTACTGATCGCTTATGCTTTAAAAAAGTAAGAGAGTTGCCTTTGGATACACTCTATTCCGAAGAAGGAGTAGGCGGTTTTAATGTTATTCTCCCAAACTCGGCGGCAGAAGATTCGAAACTGGATTTGGAGTTGCTATTTAATGCAGTGTTACAGTGCAAGGAAAAAATTACGGACCTTATTAAACATGATGAATATGTCAAATCTATTTAA